The Macellibacteroides fermentans genome contains the following window.
CCGCAGCCGATGGATTAAAGTAATAGACAAACCCGCAGGAAGAGCAACGTTTGGATTTTTCATTATTGACGGCAAACCCGTCCGATCCACATTTGGGACAATATTTAAATTGATGTAAAGGATGCATAAACTCTTTTTTTACAAAGATAGAAAGACTAATTCACTATTTACTGTTAAACCACTTTTTGACGGGAATATCGTAACCGGCCCCTTGCATATAATTATAGGTAGCCAGATTCAGTCCCTTTCCATAAAAATCCAGATCGATTTCCTGAGATGTGGTGAAAGGGATCTCGTTGTTGGCAAATGGGGCTAAAGGCTGGTCAACATGCTTTGCCCCGACGCTCTCCGGACAGATTCCTGAGGGACTGTGGATTGTCATCGCATATCGATGCCAGAAGGCCGATTGAATCCATCCGTTGGCAAACAGATTGCGCACCACCTCGAGGGAGTCTATTGTCTCACGGGCCGTTTCGGTAGGGAATCCATACATCAGATACGCGTGAGTCATTATTCCGGCTTCGGTAAAGTTACGCATACTCTCGCTGGCACTTTCCACTGTAATCCCTTTGTTTATCATTTTGAGGATGCGCGGAGAAGCAACCTCAAGACCTCCTGAAATGGCTATGCAACCCGATTGAGCCAGTAAGTAACAGAGTTCGGGAGTATAAGATTTCTCGAATCGCACGTTGGTCCAGTAAGATACGATTAACTTCCTGCGAATAATCTCTTCAGCCAATTTACGAAGTAAAGCAGGAGGTGCAGCCTCGTCTACGAAGTGGAAACCCGTTTGTCCTGTTTGAGCAATCACAGCCTCCATCCGGTCTACAATCAGCTCAACCGGAGCCTGATCAAAACGTTTCACGTAATCCAGCGCCCCGTCACAAAATGCACATTTACCCCAATAGCAGCCGTGGGCCAACATCAGCTTATTCCATTTTCCATTGCTCCATAAAGCATGCATCGGATTGGTAAGCTCAATCATATTGATATAATTATTCTGCAGTAACCCCTCGTAGCTGGGTGTACCCGATTCGGCAAAAGGAATATTCTCCTTACTGTCGAAGTTCACCCTTATAATCGAGCCCGCATCATCTCTATACAGCGTGCGGATCAACTCGCCTCCATCCATAATCCGCAACAAAGGCAATTCTCCGTCGTCAAAAACAAGATAGTCTATAAAATCAAAAAGAGCCGGATCTGTCAGACTTCTCAGCTCCGTATTTACATAACCGCCCCCCATCACAATCTTCACCTGCGGAAAATTCTGCCGGATCCATTGGGCGCAACGAAGTGCACTATACAAATTCCCTGGAAAGGGAACGGAGAAACCCACAAGATCAGGCTTACACAAAGCCATACGTTGAGAGAAGATATCCAACATCAACGTATCAATCAAGGTATGCGGTTTCTGCAATTCGTTTTGCAAGGGTCTAAATTCGGGTAAACGCAGGCATAGCGATTCGGCATATCGGATTAACTCAAAATGAGGGTCGATGGTCGAATTTATAAAGTCACACAAATCCTTCAGAAATAGCGTGCAAAGATGCGTCGCCCTGTCGTAATTTCCTATTAAGCCAAATCCCCATTCCAGATCTTCATCCGATGGTAAGCGTTTACTCTCCGGCCAGAATGTAAGCTCGCAAAACCGTTGTGCCAATGTTGCATCCTTACCTCCCAGAAAACGCATCACCGGGTCGATGGTCCGGATATAAAAATCGGCCTGTTGCAAAATGATTCGATTCGCCTTAGACAACCGGCTATGTTGAGACGCCGCTTCGAATATCCGTTTCAGCATTGTTCCGGTTAACAGCCGTCCGATAAGTTCTATGCCAAGATCCATCTGTTCCGCATTGTGATTTCTTGAATGCAGGAACCCTAACAGATGACAGGTTGCAGGATAGGGAGTATTTAATTGCGTAAGCGGAGGAGTTACAAGAAGCGCTTTCATTTGATATGACTTTTCTGATCTGGGAATTTCGTTATACTACAGGAGATTAAAATAAAAAAGGCAGAGAAGATACAATCCGGTAACTTCCCCACCTTTTATATGCTGGAATGACTTATCAATATTCTTTCACTTCCCAACCCAGTGCGCTGGCACCTAATACGGCAGCATCACTTTCTTTTAGCTGAGAGAATAATAATTTTGTCTTGCCTTCAAAAACTTTCAGCATGTTCTTATCCATCGAACGTTTGATCGGATTCATGATCAGATCGCCTGCTTTGGTAAGACCACCGAAAAGAATAATAGCTTCAGGACTTGAGAATGCCACGAAATCGGCAAATGCCTCTCCCAACATAGCTCCTGTAGTCTCAAAAATCTCAATTGCCAGCTTGTCATTCTTCATGGCTGCATCATAAACATCCTTTGAAGTCAGTTCGTCCGGATCAATTTCACGCAATACACTTTCGTCCTTGCGAATCTCGAGGTATTCGCGTGCAGTACGTGCAACACCTGTAGCCGAAGTATAGGCTTCAAGACATCCCTGTCTGCCACAACCACACATTCTGCCATTGTTACGACGCATAATAACGTGACCAAGTTCGCCGGCAAAACCGTCGTGACCATAAACCAGGTTACCGTTGATTACGATACCACTGCCCACTCCTGTTCCGAGTGTAATCACAATGAAATCTTTCATACCACGTGCAACACCGTAAGTCATCTCGCCAATTGCCGCTGCATTCGCATCGTTAGTAAGAGCCACAGGAATTCCACCAAGCTTTTCGCTGATCAACTGAGCCAATGGAATTTTACCCTTCCAGGGAAGATTTGGTGCAAACTCAATACAACCGTTAAAATAGTTACCGTTGGGAGCACCAACACCAACACCTTTGATCTTATCGTGACCGCCAGCCTGGTTGATAACCATTTCAAGGCCCTTAGCAAGTTCTGCCACGTAATCGTTTACATCGGCATACTTACCTGTTTTAATTGAACCACTGTACAAGATTGTACCTCTTGCATCCACAACGCCAAACACAGAATTGGTTCCACCAATATCTATACCTACCACATAAGGTTTTTCCATGATCTAATTTTTATGATTAATAATGAATTTAGGGAAGCAAATATAAGATGAATATATAAAACCATCAACGCTTTATCTACTAAAAAAGTAGAAACAGATGATATTTCTGCTAAAAGGCAATTAAGAAGTTATTAAATATAGCCTAAGATAACAACAAAAAAGCTAATTTGAATCGTACATTTATTTCCAATAAGAGACAGGAACTGTGAGATTTATGGACAACCGGACGGCCAGTTTCTCTACATTATTTCAAATAATATAGTTAAATTTGTTTAATTATCAGTACTATGTGATACAAGGTATTCAGTCAGTGCATATATTTGTGCAATAAAAAAAAGTGTTTGAGTTCTGTAACTTATCTTAAAAACCATACGTCTTATAAATAAAAGTACTTTACAACTATGATTCATCTTGACGGAATTAACAAAACGTATCATAACGGTGCACCTTTACATGTATTAAAAGGGATTGACCTTGACATCGATAAGGGAGAAATGGTCTCTATTATGGGGGCTTCCGGATCGGGCAAGTCTACCCTTCTTAATATATTGGGAATATTAGACACCTACGATACGGGCAAATACATGCTGAACAATCAGCTGATCCAGAATTTAAGTGAAACTCGTGCAGCCGAGCTTCGTAATCAGATGATTGGATTCATCTTTCAATCTTTCAACCTCATATCATTTAAAAATGCCATGGAGAATGTAGCGCTACCCCTTTATTACCAAGGTATGAAAAGAAAAAAAAGGAATGCGCTGGCAATGGAATACCTCGACATGGTAGGCTTACGCGACTGGGCAGATCATATGCCGAACGAGATGTCCGGTGGACAAAAGCAGCGTGTTGCCATAGCCCGTGCGCTCATTGCCAAACCACAGATTATTTTGGCTGATGAGCCTACCGGTGCGCTGGACAGTCACACTACACTCGAAGTAATGGATCTGCTTCGCAATGTAAACCAGGAAGGAATGACCATGATTATTGTTACCCACGAACAATCGGTAGCCGATGTAACTAAAAAAATCATTCGTTTGCGCGACGGACAGATTGAATCCATAGAAAACGGAAAAGGCCATGTTTGATTTCGACAATTTCAGAGAGATTTTCAGTACAATCAAGAAGAATAAGCTTCGTACTTTTCTTACCGGATTCTCCGTGTCATGGGGAATCTTTATGCTGATTGTGCTGCTTGGTGCAGGAAACGGCTTACGCAACGGCGTAATGTACAATTTCCGCAACATGGCTATGAACAAGA
Protein-coding sequences here:
- a CDS encoding ABC transporter ATP-binding protein, translating into MIHLDGINKTYHNGAPLHVLKGIDLDIDKGEMVSIMGASGSGKSTLLNILGILDTYDTGKYMLNNQLIQNLSETRAAELRNQMIGFIFQSFNLISFKNAMENVALPLYYQGMKRKKRNALAMEYLDMVGLRDWADHMPNEMSGGQKQRVAIARALIAKPQIILADEPTGALDSHTTLEVMDLLRNVNQEGMTMIIVTHEQSVADVTKKIIRLRDGQIESIENGKGHV
- a CDS encoding B12-binding domain-containing radical SAM protein, translating into MKALLVTPPLTQLNTPYPATCHLLGFLHSRNHNAEQMDLGIELIGRLLTGTMLKRIFEAASQHSRLSKANRIILQQADFYIRTIDPVMRFLGGKDATLAQRFCELTFWPESKRLPSDEDLEWGFGLIGNYDRATHLCTLFLKDLCDFINSTIDPHFELIRYAESLCLRLPEFRPLQNELQKPHTLIDTLMLDIFSQRMALCKPDLVGFSVPFPGNLYSALRCAQWIRQNFPQVKIVMGGGYVNTELRSLTDPALFDFIDYLVFDDGELPLLRIMDGGELIRTLYRDDAGSIIRVNFDSKENIPFAESGTPSYEGLLQNNYINMIELTNPMHALWSNGKWNKLMLAHGCYWGKCAFCDGALDYVKRFDQAPVELIVDRMEAVIAQTGQTGFHFVDEAAPPALLRKLAEEIIRRKLIVSYWTNVRFEKSYTPELCYLLAQSGCIAISGGLEVASPRILKMINKGITVESASESMRNFTEAGIMTHAYLMYGFPTETARETIDSLEVVRNLFANGWIQSAFWHRYAMTIHSPSGICPESVGAKHVDQPLAPFANNEIPFTTSQEIDLDFYGKGLNLATYNYMQGAGYDIPVKKWFNSK
- a CDS encoding ROK family protein, translating into MEKPYVVGIDIGGTNSVFGVVDARGTILYSGSIKTGKYADVNDYVAELAKGLEMVINQAGGHDKIKGVGVGAPNGNYFNGCIEFAPNLPWKGKIPLAQLISEKLGGIPVALTNDANAAAIGEMTYGVARGMKDFIVITLGTGVGSGIVINGNLVYGHDGFAGELGHVIMRRNNGRMCGCGRQGCLEAYTSATGVARTAREYLEIRKDESVLREIDPDELTSKDVYDAAMKNDKLAIEIFETTGAMLGEAFADFVAFSSPEAIILFGGLTKAGDLIMNPIKRSMDKNMLKVFEGKTKLLFSQLKESDAAVLGASALGWEVKEY